The proteins below come from a single Triticum aestivum cultivar Chinese Spring chromosome 5D, IWGSC CS RefSeq v2.1, whole genome shotgun sequence genomic window:
- the LOC123121755 gene encoding probable carboxylesterase 7 — protein sequence MPISAPESSGRLLWAALLVAPLAAVLYQFPIQILNPRAPEPKAAPATAAMNAGAELELEYDMPGVLRVHKSGRVERFDGVETVPPCPSGDPANGVASKDVVLDPAANIHARLYLPSAVAATEPGKKLPVVVFFHGGAFFVHTAASPLYHRYCASLAAAVPAVVVSADYRLAPEHPIPAAYDDAFAALKAVVGACRPGGAEPWLAAHGDASRVVLAGDSAGANMAHATAIRLGKERIDGYGGKVSGVALLNPYFWGKEPVGGEPTDAGYRGGFERAWEVICSGKFGPDHPYINPAASPEEWRRLGSGRVLVTTAEHCWFVERARAYAEGVKACGWDGELQFHEAKGEAHVYFLPKYDSDTAVKELAMVADFVRRC from the coding sequence ATGCCAATTTCTGCTCCAGAGTCGTCGGGACGATTGCTGTGGGCAGCTCTCCTCGTCGCTCCGCTCGCCGCTGTGCTCTACCAGTTCCCGATCCAAATCCTAAATCCCCGCGCCCCGGAGCCGAAGGCcgcgcccgccaccgccgccatgaaCGCCGGCGCCGAGCTGGAGCTGGAGTACGACATGCCGGGCGTCCTGCGCGTGCACAAGAGCGGCCGCGTCGAGCGCTTCGACGGCGTCGAGACCGTCCCGCCCTGCCCCTCCGGGGACCCCGCCAACGGCGTCGCTTCCAaggacgtcgtcctcgaccccgcGGCCAACATCCACGCCCGCCTCTAcctcccctccgccgtcgccgccacggAGCCAGGCAAGAAGCTCCCCGTCGTCGTCTTCTTCCACGGCGGCGCGTTCTTCGTCCACACCGCCGCCTCCCCGCTCTACCACAGGTACtgcgcctccctcgccgccgcggTCCCCGCCGTCGTCGTCTCGGCCGACTACCGTCTCGCCCCGGAGCACCCCATCCCGGCCGCCTACGACGACGCCTTCGCGGCCCTCAAGGCGGTCGTCGGCGCGTGCCGCCCGGGCGGCGCCGAGCCCTGGCTCGCCGCGCACGGCGACGCCTCCCGCGTCGTCCTCGCGGGCGACAGCGCCGGCGCCAACATGGCGCACGCCACGGCGATACGGCTGGGGAAGGAGCGCATCGACGGCTACGGCGGCAAGGTCAGCGGCGTGGCGCTCCTGAACCCCTACTTCTGGGGGAAAGAGCCGGTGGGCGGGGAGCCGACGGACGCCGGGTACCGCGGCGGCTTCGAGCGCGCGTGGGAGGTCATCTGCAGCGGCAAGTTCGGGCCCGACCACCCGTACATCAACCCGGCGGCGTCCCCGGAGGAGTGGAGGCGGCTCGGGAGCGGCCGCGTGCTGGTCACCACGGCGGAGCACTGCTGGTTCGTGGAGCGGGCGCGCGCGTACGCGGAGGGGGTCAAGGCTTGCGGGTGGGACGGCGAGCTCCAGTTCCACGAGGCCAAGGGCGAGGCGCATGTCTACTTCTTGCCCAAGTACGACTCGGACACCGCCGTCAAGGAGCTCGCCATGGTGGCGGATTTCGTCAGGCGCTGTTGA